The following are encoded in a window of Sandaracinaceae bacterium genomic DNA:
- a CDS encoding DUF2804 domain-containing protein, whose translation MATRTNPELTQPVDLCLPNGALDPAARGHTRRPLHRPNLRGWGRTKRWEYWGLITPTHVIGLTLSSLDYLALHECFVLDRRTGVERSQPMIAPLGLGAVLPDTLPPLHAWGRAPGVRVDFREDAAGTQLSARIGGVEVEAFVDAAGDMLGVVVPWSERQFQYTVKAPARPVSGVLRVDGVTHAIPAGESWAVLDRGRGIWPHHIVWNWAAGSGVVAGKRIGLQLGAKWTEGTGATENALFVDGVMSYLPDEVAWRYDTRAWDRPWSMQGERLDVTLTPFHVRHAGMNLGLLGSEVHQAFGTWRGWMSDSAGVRHSVDGLVGWAEQAENKW comes from the coding sequence ATGGCCACGCGCACCAACCCCGAGCTCACGCAGCCCGTCGACCTCTGCCTGCCCAACGGCGCCCTCGACCCGGCTGCGCGCGGGCACACACGGCGCCCGCTGCATCGTCCCAACCTGCGTGGCTGGGGGCGGACGAAGCGCTGGGAGTACTGGGGCCTGATCACGCCCACGCACGTCATCGGGCTCACGCTCTCGAGCCTGGACTACCTGGCGCTGCACGAGTGCTTCGTGCTGGACCGGCGCACGGGCGTGGAGCGCTCGCAGCCCATGATCGCGCCCCTGGGCCTGGGCGCCGTGCTGCCGGACACGCTGCCGCCGCTGCACGCGTGGGGCAGGGCACCGGGGGTGCGCGTGGACTTCCGCGAGGACGCGGCCGGCACGCAGCTCTCCGCGCGCATCGGCGGCGTGGAGGTGGAGGCCTTCGTGGACGCGGCCGGCGACATGCTGGGCGTGGTGGTGCCGTGGAGCGAGCGGCAGTTCCAGTACACCGTGAAGGCCCCCGCGCGCCCTGTTTCAGGCGTGCTGCGCGTGGACGGGGTCACGCACGCCATCCCCGCCGGCGAGTCCTGGGCCGTGCTCGACCGAGGCCGCGGCATCTGGCCCCACCACATCGTGTGGAACTGGGCCGCGGGCAGCGGCGTGGTGGCCGGCAAGCGCATCGGGCTCCAGCTGGGCGCCAAGTGGACCGAGGGCACGGGGGCCACCGAGAACGCGCTCTTCGTGGACGGCGTGATGAGCTACCTGCCCGACGAGGTGGCGTGGCGCTACGACACCCGCGCGTGGGACCGGCCGTGGAGCATGCAGGGCGAGCGCTTGGACGTGACGCTCACGCCGTTCCACGTGCGGCACGCCGGGATGAACCTGGGGCTGCTCGGGTCGGAGGTGCACCAGGCGTTCGGGACGTGGCGCGGGTGGATGAGTGACAGCGCGGGGGTGCGGCACTCGGTGGATGGGCTGGTGGGGTGGGCGGAGCAGGCCGAGAACAAGTGGTGA
- a CDS encoding PilZ domain-containing protein: MIQTVEVLSARSEIRRHVDMACELVSDMWDVPIEHHVSDLSSQGMWLTCDYPLHVGEEVVVQLTPPARDPAGRAPLFFFGRVCRVEIHRRANEEKKAGMAIQFIHDSDIEAERLARALVGIPPKLRAPRPAPRECVWVDELN, encoded by the coding sequence GTGATCCAGACCGTCGAAGTTCTCTCCGCCCGCTCCGAAATCCGCCGCCACGTCGACATGGCGTGCGAGCTCGTCTCCGACATGTGGGACGTGCCCATCGAGCACCACGTCTCCGACCTGAGCTCGCAGGGCATGTGGCTCACGTGCGACTACCCGCTGCACGTGGGCGAAGAGGTGGTGGTGCAGCTCACGCCGCCGGCGCGTGACCCCGCTGGCCGCGCGCCGCTGTTCTTCTTCGGCCGCGTGTGCCGTGTGGAGATCCACCGCCGCGCCAACGAAGAGAAGAAGGCCGGCATGGCCATCCAGTTCATCCACGACTCGGACATCGAGGCCGAGCGCCTGGCTCGTGCGCTGGTGGGCATCCCGCCCAAGCTGCGCGCACCCCGGCCGGCGCCGCGCGAGTGCGTTTGGGTGGACGAGCTGAACTGA
- a CDS encoding metallophosphoesterase → MTDVAPPDVHRPIASVPERDTYRVLHFSDVHLENGFGQVPAREFMNKRMLGFVNLALHRRPRFKLAELKVRALPEFIAREGVQISLCTGDYTAFGTWPELRFARQVVDSVVQASEAFVTVPGNHDLYMPDTLEDGRFDQLFGDLMTSDLPEVAGEDGWPRVRFFGEHLAIITFNSARPNPSIRFSSGRIPDEQLEALSVALQHPRLNGRFLMLATHYAARLAHGGPDSLRHGLINADDLLERVKVVERGALCHGHIHDLYHVREPGVAVDLCCAGSATYRGREGIWVYDIGKEEAFATPGIWTGQRYELDPARKVHLNVLQ, encoded by the coding sequence GTGACCGACGTAGCCCCGCCCGACGTGCATCGCCCGATTGCCAGCGTGCCCGAGCGCGACACCTACCGCGTGCTGCACTTCAGCGACGTGCACCTCGAGAACGGCTTCGGCCAGGTGCCGGCGCGCGAGTTCATGAACAAGCGCATGCTGGGCTTCGTGAACCTGGCGCTGCACCGGCGCCCGCGCTTCAAGCTGGCCGAGCTCAAGGTGCGCGCGTTGCCGGAGTTCATCGCGCGCGAGGGCGTGCAGATCTCGCTCTGCACAGGGGACTACACGGCCTTCGGCACCTGGCCCGAGCTGCGCTTCGCGCGGCAGGTGGTGGACAGCGTGGTGCAGGCGTCGGAGGCCTTCGTCACCGTGCCCGGCAACCACGACCTGTACATGCCGGACACGCTCGAGGACGGGCGCTTCGACCAGCTCTTCGGTGACCTGATGACCAGCGACCTGCCGGAAGTGGCGGGCGAGGACGGCTGGCCGCGCGTGCGGTTCTTCGGGGAGCACCTGGCCATCATCACGTTCAACAGCGCACGCCCCAACCCGAGCATCCGCTTCTCGAGCGGGCGCATTCCGGACGAGCAGCTCGAGGCGCTGTCGGTGGCGCTCCAGCACCCGCGGCTGAACGGGCGCTTCCTCATGCTGGCCACGCACTATGCGGCGCGCTTGGCCCACGGCGGTCCCGACTCGCTGCGCCACGGGCTCATCAACGCCGACGACCTGCTGGAGCGCGTGAAGGTGGTGGAGCGTGGCGCCCTCTGCCACGGCCACATCCACGACCTGTACCACGTGCGCGAGCCCGGTGTGGCGGTCGACCTGTGCTGCGCGGGCAGCGCCACCTATCGAGGCCGCGAGGGCATCTGGGTCTACGACATCGGCAAAGAGGAAGCGTTTGCCACGCCCGGCATCTGGACGGGGCAGCGCTACGAGCTGGATCCCGCGCGGAAGGTCCACCTCAACGTGCTCCAGTAG
- a CDS encoding metallophosphoesterase: protein MPAWARAEAVFRTEPYLLDPQPHSVVLMFELDAARAAEVTLTGPEGERVVPSPAVAHHLLRLEGLLPDTEYAYAVRVLGPDRRDHRGTFRTPRTHDRTDARICLYGDSRSGEPEHRKVVAALRRTLAQHPAEAVVHLGDFATEGGELEEWLAPFESVAPLAREVPLLFVLGNHELLPDDTGRPHYQRFFGRAFGEQAYYVRRFGPLHLVVLDTNTDWPDDEAQLTWAREQLASLRAAHPDDFILLLAHHPMFSGSLHEDHMPLREALEAAAREHADLVFGGHDHTYERGTVDGLHYIVSGGGGSPLYEINHRRAGQLAYVPEYHFLCLDANAGQLTLQVTRMDGSPLEQCTLRRGQPFVCADGTPRGVIGGEAPWRFWMTSRFLWRRLGPALALLALLIVVARNALARRRDRRE, encoded by the coding sequence ATGCCTGCGTGGGCGCGCGCCGAGGCGGTCTTCCGGACCGAGCCCTACCTGCTGGACCCGCAGCCCCACAGCGTGGTGCTGATGTTCGAGCTGGACGCGGCGCGCGCGGCCGAGGTCACGCTCACCGGGCCCGAGGGCGAGCGCGTGGTCCCGTCGCCCGCCGTGGCCCACCACCTGCTGCGGCTCGAGGGCCTCCTGCCGGACACCGAGTACGCCTACGCGGTGCGGGTGCTGGGCCCCGACCGGCGTGACCACCGCGGCACGTTCCGCACGCCGCGCACACACGACCGCACCGACGCGCGCATCTGCCTCTACGGCGACAGCCGCTCGGGGGAGCCCGAGCACCGGAAGGTGGTCGCGGCCCTGCGGCGCACGCTCGCCCAACACCCCGCCGAGGCGGTGGTCCACCTGGGAGACTTCGCCACCGAGGGCGGCGAGCTCGAGGAGTGGCTGGCGCCGTTCGAGAGCGTCGCGCCGCTGGCCCGCGAGGTGCCGCTGCTGTTCGTGCTGGGCAACCACGAGCTGCTGCCCGACGACACCGGGCGCCCGCACTACCAGCGCTTCTTCGGGCGCGCCTTCGGCGAGCAGGCCTACTACGTGCGCCGCTTCGGGCCGCTGCACCTGGTGGTGCTGGACACCAACACCGACTGGCCCGACGACGAGGCGCAGCTGACCTGGGCGCGCGAGCAGCTGGCCTCGCTGCGGGCCGCACACCCGGACGACTTCATCTTGCTGCTGGCGCACCACCCCATGTTCAGCGGGTCGCTGCACGAAGACCACATGCCGCTGCGCGAGGCGCTCGAGGCCGCGGCGCGCGAGCACGCGGACCTGGTGTTCGGCGGCCACGACCACACCTACGAGCGCGGCACGGTGGACGGCCTGCACTACATCGTGAGCGGCGGGGGCGGCTCGCCGCTCTACGAGATCAACCACCGGCGCGCGGGCCAGCTGGCCTATGTCCCCGAGTACCACTTCCTGTGCTTGGACGCGAACGCTGGGCAGCTGACCCTGCAGGTGACGCGCATGGACGGAAGCCCGCTCGAGCAGTGCACGCTGCGGCGCGGCCAGCCCTTCGTGTGCGCCGACGGAACCCCGCGCGGCGTGATCGGCGGCGAGGCCCCCTGGCGCTTCTGGATGACCAGCCGCTTCTTGTGGCGGCGGCTCGGACCCGCTCTGGCGCTGCTGGCGCTGCTCATCGTGGTGGCGCGCAACGCGCTCGCGCGGCGGCGGGATAGGCGGGAGTAA
- a CDS encoding TetR/AcrR family transcriptional regulator: MVERRKSEDRQVELTDAALHIIATKGIAALSTRSLAAQVGLSSGAIFRHFASLEALLEAVVGRVEAVLESTYPPATLPPVERLERFIEARSTAVGHQLGILRLVLSEQFLLALPESSSARLAACVQKTRAFVLTCVRDGQRAGVLRTDLPAETLAPIVMGTVQMLALAPSKARQRDAEARAVLGSLLALLRSPAVAPKPSRKSSP, from the coding sequence ATGGTCGAGCGCCGCAAGTCCGAGGATCGACAGGTCGAGCTGACCGACGCCGCGCTGCACATCATCGCGACCAAGGGCATCGCGGCCTTGAGCACGCGCAGCCTCGCGGCGCAGGTGGGGCTCTCGTCCGGTGCCATCTTCCGGCACTTTGCGTCGCTCGAAGCGCTGCTGGAAGCTGTGGTGGGGCGCGTGGAAGCGGTTCTCGAGTCCACGTACCCGCCGGCGACGCTCCCCCCTGTGGAGCGCCTCGAGCGCTTCATCGAGGCCCGAAGCACCGCCGTGGGCCATCAGCTCGGCATCCTGCGGCTCGTCCTGTCCGAGCAGTTTCTGCTCGCGCTTCCGGAGAGCAGCTCGGCGCGCCTGGCAGCGTGCGTGCAGAAGACGCGCGCGTTCGTGCTCACGTGCGTGCGCGATGGCCAGCGCGCTGGAGTGCTGCGCACCGACCTGCCCGCCGAGACGCTCGCACCCATCGTGATGGGCACCGTGCAGATGCTGGCGCTGGCTCCCTCGAAGGCTCGGCAGCGTGATGCCGAGGCACGCGCGGTGTTGGGCAGCCTGCTGGCGCTCCTTCGTTCGCCCGCTGTCGCTCCCAAGCCGAGCAGAAAGAGTTCCCCATGA
- a CDS encoding efflux RND transporter periplasmic adaptor subunit, with the protein MARAELDRVLAQRSEATRGIDVAAGGAEQRRVAMVRATLLAPFDGLVTRRLREPGDTVTVGSTVLRVVDTHRVYVNAAVDETMLPLLATDQPAAIFFPGTEGSVPGRVSRISWEADRQTHELLVEVTPDQLERRIAIGQRADVRVEVARREDALRLPIRMLHHDAEGAFVYADRDGRIALVRPTFGLTGEDHVEVLEGLAEGDAVLAAPSVAATLPVGRRWVAP; encoded by the coding sequence GTGGCGCGCGCCGAGCTCGATCGCGTTCTGGCTCAGCGTTCCGAGGCGACCCGTGGCATCGACGTGGCCGCCGGCGGCGCCGAGCAACGCCGGGTGGCCATGGTGCGCGCCACGCTGCTGGCGCCCTTCGATGGGCTGGTGACACGCCGGCTGCGCGAACCGGGAGACACCGTGACCGTGGGCTCGACCGTGCTGCGCGTGGTGGACACCCACCGCGTGTACGTCAACGCCGCGGTGGACGAGACCATGCTGCCGCTGCTCGCCACGGATCAGCCCGCCGCGATCTTCTTCCCGGGCACGGAGGGGTCCGTGCCCGGCCGCGTGAGCCGAATCTCCTGGGAGGCCGACCGGCAGACCCACGAGCTGCTGGTGGAGGTCACGCCGGACCAGCTGGAGCGACGCATCGCCATCGGCCAGCGCGCCGACGTGCGGGTGGAAGTCGCGCGCCGCGAGGATGCCCTGCGACTTCCCATTCGGATGCTCCACCACGACGCCGAGGGTGCCTTCGTGTACGCGGACCGCGACGGCCGAATCGCGCTGGTCCGGCCGACGTTCGGCCTCACCGGGGAGGACCACGTCGAGGTGCTCGAGGGGCTCGCGGAGGGCGACGCCGTGCTGGCTGCGCCCAGTGTGGCCGCCACCCTCCCCGTCGGGCGGCGCTGGGTG